Proteins from a genomic interval of Pantoea deleyi:
- a CDS encoding PAS domain-containing sensor histidine kinase gives MLLQGVSGQTERHETTISGLSNIALNKIHDAIYLIDSQLQIKYVNEKACQLTGYSREAFSQLSFDIIDKELHDSDVFALWWKLSTRPEGIQFTSHHTGRDNVFPVEVSCSGYQQAGELHILCIVRDMHEIRREKEQQQQREKQLHQVVENSPDLILRFDLQTRCLYANLAVRSGFNLSENDLRRRPLTESVQRGGIGLSLFKLVSRTLVDEKVAEDELEIDYQGEKRILHVRCVPEYAADGELESVLAVGRDISAIRKAEEELRQLTHNLERAREAEKKQLARDIHDELGQHLTALRTGLSLLAMRKDQTADAQQAKIGQLMGHLDSTIQVVRDVSTRLRPNVLNLGLIPALEWLRDQFVKNNGIRCVLLAPDEHTVVLDEATLTAAFRVVQESLTNVVRHASATNVYIFVKLKPEALLIDVVDNGKGFNLSRVKKGTCGLHGMKERGRMLNGEATIDSTPGKGTRVKLTFPLSVSAKSVLSSMKTGSNK, from the coding sequence ATGCTTTTACAGGGTGTATCTGGCCAGACTGAGCGTCACGAAACCACGATTTCCGGTTTATCAAATATTGCCTTAAACAAAATTCATGATGCGATCTATTTGATAGACAGCCAGCTGCAGATCAAATATGTCAACGAAAAGGCCTGCCAGCTGACGGGCTACTCCCGCGAGGCATTTTCACAGCTGAGCTTCGACATCATTGATAAAGAACTGCACGACAGTGATGTCTTTGCCCTCTGGTGGAAGCTGAGTACCCGCCCGGAAGGGATACAGTTCACCTCCCATCATACCGGTCGCGATAACGTTTTTCCCGTCGAGGTGAGCTGCAGCGGTTATCAGCAGGCGGGTGAGCTGCACATCCTCTGCATTGTGCGCGATATGCATGAAATCCGCCGGGAAAAAGAGCAGCAGCAGCAGCGGGAAAAGCAGCTGCATCAGGTCGTGGAAAACTCTCCCGACCTTATTCTGCGGTTTGATTTGCAGACCCGCTGCCTCTACGCCAACCTGGCGGTCCGCAGCGGGTTTAATCTCAGTGAAAACGATCTCCGTCGCAGGCCGCTGACCGAAAGCGTGCAGCGCGGCGGGATTGGTCTGAGCCTGTTTAAGCTGGTCTCACGCACCCTGGTGGATGAGAAGGTGGCCGAAGATGAACTGGAGATCGATTATCAGGGGGAGAAGCGCATTCTGCATGTGCGCTGCGTGCCGGAATATGCCGCAGACGGTGAGCTGGAGAGCGTGCTGGCGGTCGGGCGCGATATCAGCGCAATCCGCAAGGCCGAAGAGGAGCTGCGGCAGCTAACGCACAACCTGGAGCGGGCGCGGGAAGCGGAGAAAAAACAGCTGGCGCGGGATATTCATGATGAGCTGGGCCAGCATCTGACCGCGCTGCGCACCGGGCTGTCGCTGCTGGCGATGCGAAAAGATCAGACGGCGGATGCGCAGCAGGCGAAAATCGGGCAGCTGATGGGGCATCTGGACAGTACCATCCAGGTGGTGCGGGATGTCTCGACCCGCCTGCGGCCCAACGTGCTCAATCTGGGATTAATTCCGGCGCTGGAGTGGCTGCGCGACCAGTTTGTAAAGAACAACGGCATCCGCTGCGTCCTGCTTGCACCGGACGAACACACCGTAGTGCTGGATGAGGCGACGCTGACGGCGGCGTTTCGCGTGGTACAGGAGTCGCTCACGAATGTCGTCCGTCATGCCAGCGCGACCAACGTCTATATCTTCGTCAAACTCAAGCCGGAGGCGCTGCTTATCGACGTGGTCGACAACGGGAAAGGGTTCAATCTCAGTCGGGTGAAGAAAGGAACCTGCGGGCTGCATGGCATGAAAGAGCGGGGACGGATGCTGAACGGAGAAGCGACCATCGACAGCACACCCGGTAAAGGGACGCGGGTCAAACTGACGTTTCCTCTCTCTGTAAGCGCGAAGTCTGTCCTATCCAGTATGAAAACCGGGAGTAATAAGTGA
- a CDS encoding type III secretion protein, which produces MRTITLDQLPDDLHHLTVIKSSERNRHQRMAVALERTLNRCSEIHAEYEQQTVRLRENCERQAFQTGFALFFSQLVTLLDEYQRQQHKRQDAFRQQIATALRQSLHDPMIVERIIHHLQEKCGHQKALRIVIPRAVKLPDGADTSNYLYTDDNHITVQNDMDAVRFPSETLCRSWLEQADEHTAGLTDTLDHLTPDLLRNLAGKLIDMSHRISSETVNPDKDENHE; this is translated from the coding sequence ATGCGCACCATTACTCTTGATCAGTTACCCGACGATCTGCATCACCTCACGGTGATCAAATCCTCTGAGCGAAACCGCCATCAGCGGATGGCCGTGGCGCTGGAGCGTACCCTGAATCGCTGCAGTGAGATTCATGCCGAATATGAGCAACAAACGGTGAGGCTGCGTGAAAACTGTGAGAGGCAGGCGTTCCAGACCGGCTTTGCGCTGTTTTTCTCGCAGCTGGTTACGCTGCTTGATGAGTATCAACGCCAGCAGCATAAGCGACAGGACGCTTTTCGCCAGCAGATCGCCACCGCACTCAGGCAGTCCTTACACGATCCGATGATCGTCGAGCGCATTATCCATCACCTTCAGGAAAAGTGTGGGCACCAGAAAGCGCTGCGCATCGTTATTCCGCGAGCGGTAAAGCTGCCGGACGGCGCGGACACCTCGAACTACCTCTATACCGATGACAATCATATCACCGTGCAAAATGACATGGATGCGGTGCGCTTTCCGAGCGAAACGCTGTGCCGCAGCTGGCTGGAGCAGGCGGATGAACACACCGCCGGTTTGACTGATACCCTCGATCACCTGACACCCGATCTGCTGCGCAATCTGGCAGGGAAACTTATCGATATGAGCCACCGTATCTCTTCAGAAACCGTTAACCCGGATAAGGATGAAAACCATGAATAG
- a CDS encoding type III secretion protein: protein MSILYAPAGYTHHSHLAEIFRAPETREEKLLNFWLLRHGKLSDLPPRWQPDEARCSLLLTHWHLIPLAAHLIGGYLQRERLPEMGAVLMSDPRLLAFISLPLLHEVALDDGDIALNTASCGVTFILGQFPGLPAALRQRLMLHFPSGMALAQFAAPKTLNHINLLRMAFTYAHHYS from the coding sequence ATGTCCATTTTATACGCCCCGGCAGGCTACACGCACCACAGCCACCTGGCGGAAATTTTCCGGGCGCCTGAAACCCGGGAGGAGAAGCTACTTAATTTCTGGCTGCTGAGGCATGGCAAACTCTCTGATCTGCCCCCGCGCTGGCAGCCCGACGAAGCCAGGTGTTCGCTATTGCTTACCCACTGGCATCTGATTCCCCTCGCTGCACATCTGATTGGGGGCTATCTGCAGCGGGAGAGGCTGCCTGAAATGGGTGCCGTGCTGATGTCTGACCCGCGTCTGCTGGCCTTTATCTCTTTGCCGCTGCTTCACGAGGTGGCGCTTGATGACGGCGATATCGCGCTGAATACCGCGTCCTGCGGCGTTACCTTCATTCTGGGACAGTTTCCCGGTTTACCGGCCGCGCTGCGACAGCGTCTGATGCTGCATTTCCCGTCCGGCATGGCGCTTGCGCAATTCGCCGCCCCGAAAACGCTGAACCACATTAATCTGCTACGAATGGCCTTCACCTATGCGCACCATTACTCTTGA
- a CDS encoding type III secretion system needle complex protein → MADSNASAVDFNGYYLDEVSAGFEAGAKDMIEQLKTAEAQLKADPSDPAVLANYQSKLQQYTLFRNAQTSTVKAYKDIGAAIIQNFR, encoded by the coding sequence ATGGCTGATTCAAATGCGTCTGCTGTAGATTTCAATGGCTATTATCTGGATGAAGTATCCGCTGGCTTCGAAGCGGGTGCTAAAGACATGATAGAACAATTAAAGACAGCCGAGGCTCAGCTGAAAGCCGACCCGTCTGATCCGGCCGTGCTGGCCAATTATCAGTCGAAACTACAGCAATACACGCTGTTTCGTAATGCCCAGACCAGTACGGTGAAAGCCTATAAGGATATTGGCGCAGCCATTATTCAGAACTTCCGTTAA
- the sctI gene encoding type III secretion system inner rod subunit SctI codes for MSQFNDALSALTRISPDTLNPDDSLSVSVHDTNFNNLVSSTFTKVSETDAQFKHVINTLSQSPHYTSNPEKLQMLQNYIGEYSNYVSLVSTLARKAVSTIETLEKSQ; via the coding sequence ATGAGTCAATTTAATGACGCCTTGTCGGCACTAACCCGGATCTCGCCAGACACCCTTAACCCGGATGATAGCCTGTCCGTCAGCGTTCACGACACAAACTTTAATAATTTAGTGTCCAGCACATTTACTAAAGTCAGCGAAACCGACGCGCAGTTTAAACATGTGATTAATACCCTCAGCCAGTCTCCGCATTACACCAGCAATCCGGAGAAGCTACAGATGTTACAGAACTATATCGGTGAATACAGTAACTACGTCTCTCTGGTGAGCACGCTTGCACGCAAGGCGGTAAGCACTATAGAAACTCTGGAAAAATCGCAATAA
- a CDS encoding helix-turn-helix domain-containing protein translates to MRQRKEDSAHTEMPLFVSDKCIDLNNGMLFARPLNRESTLAVSATGELRENYDDRLNTITHPIVLSTLDNMKITFAGAWMIEIVSMSQAATLFSFLDYQAKSRSVIAEPCAGEPHAALLMHTERNLAILVDGECKTLMGVLIFTLLKPQDRRLENLFSFVRNVESYWIAHFLLSQVMNEDKESDSHKIGNASKIYGVSESYFRKLCHHAFTRGPKKQLRLWRAAHSALQLIEKDNSIAAIAGNNGYASSSHFSSEIKSLFGITPREFKKLEGLLDE, encoded by the coding sequence ATGCGGCAGAGAAAAGAGGATAGCGCACATACGGAAATGCCGCTTTTCGTGAGTGATAAATGTATCGATTTAAATAACGGCATGTTGTTTGCCCGTCCGCTAAACCGTGAATCCACCCTGGCCGTCTCGGCCACAGGAGAACTGCGGGAGAACTATGACGATCGTCTCAATACTATTACGCACCCTATTGTGTTATCGACCCTGGATAACATGAAAATTACCTTTGCAGGGGCGTGGATGATTGAAATAGTCTCGATGTCGCAGGCGGCCACGTTATTTTCATTTCTCGATTATCAGGCGAAATCCCGCAGCGTGATCGCCGAGCCATGCGCGGGAGAGCCCCATGCGGCTTTACTGATGCATACCGAGCGGAATCTGGCCATTTTAGTTGACGGTGAATGTAAAACGCTGATGGGCGTGCTGATTTTTACATTATTAAAGCCCCAGGATCGCCGCCTTGAGAATCTGTTTTCGTTTGTCAGGAATGTCGAAAGCTACTGGATTGCCCACTTTCTGTTATCGCAGGTAATGAATGAAGATAAAGAGAGCGACAGCCATAAGATTGGTAATGCCAGTAAAATTTATGGTGTATCTGAATCCTATTTCAGAAAGCTTTGCCACCATGCGTTTACCCGGGGGCCAAAAAAACAGTTGCGCCTCTGGCGAGCGGCGCATAGTGCCCTGCAGCTCATTGAAAAAGATAATTCAATTGCGGCCATCGCAGGCAATAACGGCTATGCGTCATCGTCTCATTTCTCCAGTGAAATAAAATCGCTGTTTGGCATTACACCGAGGGAGTTTAAAAAATTGGAAGGCTTGCTTGATGAATAA
- a CDS encoding transcriptional regulator, producing the protein MKKCVVNAGKIYFLNFTFNPNSRTLQQDDTIVQLRKKQSDVLALLCRKYPEPVSQAEFLAEVWGGGYVTSQSIAQMIRSLRVSLGDETKSIIVTIPKLGYQLTARPSCEEPEAEPHEPGFASSFPEYREADNVSFPARPTMNVTSVSTGSMSVIPHPAPVKLLHSKKFSPQTLFLSAAVALFFSLIFVAMTARSNPFDLIKDEDKISQVPLANRVSPTGEHFLYCCNTTQGIICQSKANLSSAKCVTRQDTASNN; encoded by the coding sequence ATGAAAAAATGCGTAGTAAATGCAGGAAAAATTTACTTTCTTAATTTCACCTTTAATCCGAATTCGAGAACGCTGCAGCAAGACGATACCATTGTACAATTAAGGAAAAAACAGTCCGATGTGCTGGCATTACTGTGCAGAAAATACCCTGAGCCTGTTTCTCAGGCTGAATTTCTTGCTGAAGTATGGGGGGGCGGTTATGTGACTTCACAAAGTATCGCACAGATGATCCGGTCTTTAAGAGTAAGTCTGGGAGATGAGACAAAAAGTATTATTGTCACGATCCCCAAGCTGGGGTATCAGCTTACGGCCAGGCCCAGTTGTGAAGAGCCTGAAGCGGAGCCCCATGAACCTGGTTTTGCGTCATCCTTTCCTGAATACCGTGAAGCAGACAATGTTTCTTTTCCCGCCCGGCCGACAATGAATGTGACTTCCGTGAGTACCGGGTCGATGTCGGTTATCCCTCATCCTGCCCCCGTAAAGTTGCTACACAGTAAGAAGTTTTCGCCGCAGACATTATTTTTAAGTGCAGCCGTTGCGCTTTTTTTTAGTCTCATTTTTGTTGCCATGACGGCAAGAAGTAATCCGTTTGATCTGATTAAAGATGAGGATAAGATTAGCCAGGTGCCGTTAGCTAACCGCGTTTCGCCGACGGGCGAACATTTTTTGTATTGCTGCAACACCACCCAGGGAATAATCTGTCAGTCTAAAGCGAATTTATCGAGTGCTAAATGCGTCACGCGGCAGGATACCGCTTCAAATAATTAA
- a CDS encoding lytic transglycosylase domain-containing protein — translation MKIKPFTPVALALSLLFSPWVMAQKVDCIIEAAQCFQINPLLIKAIIWQESRNRQQAVNRNTNRSVDVGIMQINTINFKALQALGIDETLLRENSCANVFSGAWLLSRSIERYGYTWDGIGHYHSKTPVHHDRYVKNIISLIAYQTAVINKIEVPGQDGIRERFVCR, via the coding sequence ATGAAAATAAAACCCTTTACGCCCGTTGCGCTGGCCCTGTCTCTTTTGTTCTCCCCCTGGGTGATGGCACAAAAGGTTGATTGCATCATCGAAGCCGCGCAGTGCTTCCAGATAAACCCCTTGCTAATCAAAGCTATTATCTGGCAGGAGTCCAGAAACCGTCAGCAGGCAGTGAATCGCAATACCAACCGCAGCGTCGATGTTGGCATAATGCAAATTAACACGATAAATTTTAAGGCGTTACAGGCGCTGGGCATTGATGAAACGTTACTACGGGAGAATAGCTGTGCTAACGTTTTCTCAGGGGCCTGGTTGCTCAGCCGAAGTATTGAGCGCTATGGCTATACATGGGATGGAATAGGTCACTATCATTCAAAGACGCCGGTGCATCATGACAGGTATGTCAAAAATATCATTTCCCTGATTGCATATCAGACAGCAGTTATCAATAAAATAGAGGTGCCCGGCCAGGATGGCATCCGCGAACGTTTCGTCTGTCGATAA
- a CDS encoding PrgH/EprH family type III secretion apparatus protein, with product MNELHDDRPVPEAQKKFTLKVLFGPMFGCELHLPADDYFLIINPGLALQDDTTAMMSPGDHAAAYTHNTLYLPCDMPSPNIILRLSARYQGDESDEGYRLEVQGTDKSYTARLKENEIFVHEHIRFAIKRDEENWPAEIENFNLPPALSAEFSEQTRRPDFRVKKNYALTFGFFILLLLVITAGVSGYKKLESERQVVTLNEALAGAPMPVDIVRGRDNLIYVLTRNYQAMEWTREAIFKLKGKESVVPVWLTQQRNEVVAQLANAGYPVLQIDDARPQHPTIALYRNLNQQEEKNFKAAVLKKIPFALDIRVLVKTKDQLLQDARQGLDRLHIYYRQINSPGGYALVIRDDLSDSTLRSLQHFIKQYNHQWGSRVINFSINLDENWLQDKSYVDSSNGYLFLNPRHWYFPLKQGDLNG from the coding sequence ATGAACGAATTACATGATGACAGGCCTGTACCAGAGGCACAGAAAAAATTCACCCTGAAGGTGCTGTTTGGCCCCATGTTTGGCTGTGAACTCCACCTTCCGGCAGACGATTACTTTCTCATCATCAACCCGGGGCTGGCACTCCAGGATGACACGACCGCCATGATGTCGCCCGGCGATCATGCAGCCGCCTATACGCATAATACGCTTTATCTCCCCTGTGACATGCCGTCACCCAACATTATTCTCCGCTTATCAGCGCGTTACCAGGGTGACGAATCAGACGAAGGCTATCGGCTTGAAGTACAGGGAACAGACAAAAGCTACACGGCACGGCTAAAGGAAAATGAGATTTTCGTGCATGAGCACATCCGCTTTGCCATCAAACGTGACGAAGAGAACTGGCCGGCGGAGATTGAAAATTTTAATCTTCCTCCGGCCCTCAGTGCGGAATTTAGCGAACAAACCAGGCGGCCCGATTTTCGGGTAAAAAAAAATTACGCCCTCACTTTCGGTTTTTTTATTCTCTTACTTCTGGTGATTACCGCGGGCGTTAGCGGGTATAAAAAACTGGAAAGTGAACGGCAGGTGGTAACGTTAAATGAAGCATTAGCGGGTGCACCGATGCCTGTCGATATTGTTCGTGGCCGCGATAATCTTATCTACGTGCTGACACGAAACTATCAGGCAATGGAATGGACACGGGAAGCGATCTTCAAACTAAAGGGCAAAGAGAGTGTGGTACCTGTCTGGTTAACGCAGCAACGAAATGAGGTCGTTGCGCAGCTTGCGAACGCGGGCTACCCCGTTTTACAAATTGACGACGCCAGACCTCAGCACCCGACAATTGCACTTTACAGAAACTTAAACCAGCAGGAAGAAAAAAATTTCAAAGCGGCTGTTCTGAAAAAAATCCCCTTTGCCCTTGATATCCGGGTTCTGGTTAAAACCAAAGATCAGTTATTACAGGACGCTCGCCAGGGCCTGGACCGCCTGCACATATATTACCGCCAGATTAATTCTCCAGGCGGTTACGCGCTAGTGATTCGCGATGACCTCAGCGACAGCACCCTGCGTTCTTTGCAGCATTTCATTAAGCAATACAATCACCAATGGGGAAGCCGCGTGATTAATTTTTCAATTAATCTCGACGAAAACTGGTTACAGGATAAGTCGTATGTTGACTCTTCTAATGGCTATCTGTTTTTGAACCCTCGTCATTGGTACTTTCCCCTAAAACAAGGAGACTTAAATGGCTGA
- a CDS encoding type III secretion system protein gives MNSINTIASSSSYVQDGDAADERFNDKVRHYFQQTKPEQTLGEMMNEMRALSPDRNVSMHQLNEALLYADTCLRNSDAFKDYAYNVLDKRASQLLGVNMLFNNMMYKSFNETDSDPSL, from the coding sequence ATGAATAGCATCAACACTATTGCCTCTTCGTCGTCATACGTTCAGGACGGTGACGCGGCGGACGAGCGTTTTAACGATAAAGTGCGCCACTATTTTCAGCAGACGAAGCCCGAACAGACGCTGGGCGAGATGATGAATGAAATGCGGGCGCTTTCCCCCGACAGGAACGTCTCGATGCACCAACTCAATGAAGCGCTGCTCTACGCCGACACCTGTTTGCGCAATAGCGATGCGTTCAAAGATTATGCTTACAACGTGCTGGATAAACGCGCTTCTCAGCTGCTGGGAGTGAATATGCTTTTTAATAACATGATGTATAAAAGCTTCAACGAGACCGACAGCGATCCGTCGTTATAA
- the sctW gene encoding type III secretion system gatekeeper subunit SctW, with protein sequence MLKIQHAIPALAHSLKALHKNTPPAAAKNAVPDNIRARETSLNDAMEEIGAAFSEKMERKQKAQQRRNALRGQPRGKSGISKVGELNALFTLLDGGDEHPALEQMAWLRDALRQDPPPESDTLLEKTGGDPTRTALLLRMVGEEAQERGDRVLASRAGTQLDKLQQTHGQTIRAGNNTASAIAGYTRDPERKQSLRNLYYDGIVHQQSATRMLDMLLELIGSRNLIPTLRTLQRALADDLAALAPSISVITLGRIHRGLRDAAGINQTLSDSTAFLQRMRSRVPGVAMNGLTLARRMLNISHNGAYQSDFSGLADEILGQNRQHLPLFLSALFPLLHGVPASLWPAQENRDSALKLLRGMITDVTKAEQRQQRRNRNAAS encoded by the coding sequence ATGCTGAAAATACAACATGCGATACCGGCGCTGGCGCACTCGCTGAAAGCTCTGCATAAAAATACGCCACCGGCCGCCGCGAAAAACGCCGTGCCGGATAATATCCGCGCCAGGGAAACGTCACTGAATGACGCGATGGAAGAGATAGGTGCCGCATTCAGCGAAAAAATGGAGCGGAAGCAGAAAGCGCAGCAGCGCCGGAATGCGTTACGCGGTCAGCCGCGTGGCAAATCCGGGATCAGCAAAGTCGGCGAGCTGAATGCGCTGTTTACGCTGCTCGACGGTGGCGATGAACATCCGGCGCTGGAGCAGATGGCATGGCTGCGTGACGCCCTGCGTCAGGATCCCCCCCCGGAAAGCGACACCCTGCTGGAAAAGACCGGCGGCGATCCGACGCGCACCGCCCTGCTGCTGCGGATGGTCGGCGAAGAGGCACAGGAGCGCGGTGACCGGGTGCTGGCCAGCCGGGCCGGCACGCAGCTGGATAAGCTGCAGCAGACACACGGCCAGACGATTCGTGCAGGCAACAACACCGCCTCTGCCATCGCCGGTTATACCCGCGATCCGGAGCGTAAACAGTCGTTACGTAACCTCTATTACGACGGCATCGTCCACCAGCAGTCCGCCACCCGGATGCTGGATATGCTGCTGGAGCTGATCGGCTCACGCAATCTGATCCCGACGCTGCGTACCCTGCAGCGTGCACTGGCAGACGATCTCGCCGCCCTAGCCCCCTCGATCAGCGTCATTACGCTCGGCCGTATCCACCGTGGACTGCGCGACGCCGCCGGGATCAACCAGACGCTGAGCGACAGCACTGCCTTTCTGCAGCGCATGCGCAGCAGAGTGCCCGGCGTTGCCATGAACGGCCTGACGCTGGCGCGCCGGATGCTGAACATCAGCCACAACGGCGCCTATCAGAGTGATTTTAGCGGGCTGGCGGACGAGATCCTCGGCCAGAACAGGCAGCATCTGCCGCTGTTTCTGAGTGCGCTTTTCCCGCTGCTGCACGGCGTCCCGGCCTCGCTCTGGCCCGCCCAGGAGAACCGCGACAGCGCTCTGAAGCTGCTGCGCGGCATGATAACGGACGTCACGAAAGCGGAGCAGCGCCAGCAGCGCCGTAACCGCAACGCAGCGTCGTGA
- a CDS encoding response regulator, which produces MSQRIRLMIADDHAIMREGLKQIFALDENIDVVCEASDSGQVLERLRQHNIDLLLLDISMPGMSGEDLITRLLPLYPQLRILVLSMYNEPQITRRVLNNGALGYITKDKSPEVLLNAIRTVAQGSRYIDHDLAQEIIFSDYQSANRAPHESLTMRERQIMIMLAHGESINAIADALSISNKTVSTYKSRMMKRMKFTNNAHIVKYSLQHNLVQ; this is translated from the coding sequence ATGAGTCAACGCATTCGTCTGATGATTGCCGACGATCATGCCATCATGCGCGAAGGCCTGAAGCAAATTTTTGCGCTTGATGAGAATATCGACGTGGTCTGTGAGGCATCCGATAGCGGCCAGGTGCTGGAGCGCCTGCGTCAGCACAATATCGATCTGCTGCTGCTGGATATCTCTATGCCGGGCATGAGCGGAGAAGATCTCATTACCCGCCTGCTGCCTCTCTATCCCCAGCTGCGTATTCTGGTACTCAGCATGTACAACGAGCCGCAGATTACCCGGCGCGTTTTAAATAATGGCGCGCTGGGCTATATCACCAAAGACAAGTCGCCAGAGGTGTTACTCAACGCGATCCGTACCGTGGCGCAGGGATCGCGCTATATCGATCACGATCTGGCACAGGAGATTATCTTCTCTGACTACCAGAGCGCGAATCGCGCCCCGCATGAGAGCCTGACGATGCGCGAACGGCAAATCATGATCATGCTGGCCCACGGGGAGTCGATTAATGCGATAGCCGACGCGCTCTCTATCAGCAATAAAACCGTCAGCACCTATAAATCACGCATGATGAAGCGGATGAAATTTACCAATAACGCCCACATCGTGAAATATTCCCTGCAGCATAACCTGGTGCAGTAA
- the sctJ gene encoding type III secretion system inner membrane ring lipoprotein SctJ: MMKKCSRVLAAVLLTFMLSACNDENLLFNLTQEQANQVLAILQQHNISAKKAGNLKAGYTVSVGESESTAALSIINQYQLPWAADVQIGQAFPESALVASPNAEQARVLSLQEQRLEQSLRMIAQVVNARVHVSYPPFNNDTGGKKATGHVGVLISYKGEIDDNLFISQIKTLIKNSFDDVRYENISVVLFPAPVIQYVAPTRVPARIPLLWIILFSAMGLCAAGIAGLMIYKLRQRPSLPPHEAAEQIEDEAAKS; this comes from the coding sequence ATGATGAAGAAATGTTCACGCGTCCTCGCTGCGGTGCTATTAACGTTTATGCTTAGCGCCTGTAATGACGAGAATCTTCTCTTCAACCTGACGCAGGAGCAGGCCAACCAGGTTCTGGCCATTCTGCAGCAGCATAATATTTCTGCGAAAAAGGCCGGCAATCTCAAAGCGGGTTATACCGTCTCGGTCGGAGAATCTGAAAGTACCGCCGCGCTATCCATTATTAACCAGTACCAGCTGCCGTGGGCCGCTGACGTTCAGATTGGCCAGGCGTTTCCGGAAAGCGCGTTGGTGGCGTCACCCAACGCCGAGCAGGCCCGCGTCCTCTCATTACAGGAGCAGCGGCTTGAGCAATCCCTTCGCATGATCGCTCAGGTGGTCAATGCGCGTGTTCACGTCAGCTATCCCCCGTTTAATAACGATACAGGCGGAAAAAAGGCCACCGGTCATGTCGGCGTGCTGATTTCTTATAAAGGGGAGATTGACGATAATCTGTTTATCTCGCAGATAAAAACCTTAATCAAAAATAGCTTCGATGACGTACGCTACGAGAATATTTCGGTGGTGCTGTTCCCCGCCCCGGTTATCCAGTACGTTGCGCCGACCCGCGTTCCCGCACGCATCCCTCTTTTGTGGATCATTCTCTTTTCCGCGATGGGGTTATGCGCAGCCGGCATCGCGGGCCTGATGATCTATAAGCTCAGACAACGCCCCTCTTTACCTCCGCATGAGGCAGCAGAACAGATTGAAGACGAGGCGGCGAAATCATGA
- a CDS encoding RNA polymerase sigma factor → MLNSTLVSAVTESPLAITVNWDEIFATHNKKLLNFIRKRITSHEDADDILQMTCLEVLCNRHKFRGASRPETWVFGIAVNLIRNYYRSKQVHYLFDNLDDETTADLLQDNDPSDLAENRQLLSHTLASLETLSVDVRVMLSMLVEEEGSYQDIAQQLNIPVGTVRSRLSRARETLKGRIYA, encoded by the coding sequence ATGCTTAATTCAACGCTTGTATCTGCGGTTACAGAGTCCCCGTTAGCCATTACCGTAAACTGGGATGAGATCTTCGCAACGCATAATAAGAAGCTGTTAAATTTTATTCGGAAGCGGATTACCAGCCATGAAGATGCGGATGACATCCTGCAAATGACCTGTCTGGAAGTACTGTGTAATCGCCATAAGTTTCGCGGCGCATCCCGCCCGGAAACCTGGGTATTTGGCATCGCCGTTAATTTAATTCGTAACTATTACAGGTCGAAACAGGTCCACTATCTGTTTGATAACCTTGATGATGAGACTACCGCCGATCTGCTGCAGGATAACGATCCCAGCGATCTGGCGGAAAACCGACAATTGCTGAGTCATACGCTGGCCTCCCTCGAAACCTTATCCGTCGACGTCAGGGTTATGCTCTCGATGCTTGTGGAGGAAGAGGGCAGCTATCAGGATATTGCGCAGCAGTTAAACATCCCGGTCGGCACCGTGCGTTCACGACTCTCACGGGCACGGGAAACATTGAAAGGCAGGATTTACGCCTGA